One genomic region from Cardiocondyla obscurior isolate alpha-2009 linkage group LG01, Cobs3.1, whole genome shotgun sequence encodes:
- the LOC139107438 gene encoding uncharacterized protein: MILRRPCRNLAAFFRAMWSKKILDAIVVEYLKPGRSDKRPATVHRYDPFTDSHTEEPYSSASTTWFADDFPNMRGYPLVYAFPRRPPYSDVVTTPRGYESKGLDKILTDILANKMNFTGVPEIITNPTYFQKTHNGSQYGLMMDVTFGKYDAILTTLPMSGKVPGIQHTVQDTYPLLIENWCFAVPKLIAKQDFAVGTAIRLLLINFSIIGVFWLCARFMKFGSGTWNFLRIIGMILAASFPPAPKKLHERVIFLSVLAVSVSYSSMLFVELTSVGFENNYAQFDCVEDLLKSDLTPVIHKDIWNLMQLFNNDFKGPLHKSGKKILHTSGSEVCLRELIMHQNVSCFVYEDWAKLTAVKNMRNGKTVMKTTKLCYWSPLAVKVFSPGSPYVKRVDDLFLMLWSGGIRDKWYREYLRNETKATAFETHRDHSDIPRVSVFHPIIYVLTTGYLISAVVLIGELIWKYFDINLNLSLF; encoded by the coding sequence ATGATACTGCGCCGGCCGTGTCGCAATCTCGCCGCGTTCTTCCGAGCGATGTGGTCGAAGAAGATCCTCGACGCGATCGTTGTGGAGTACCTGAAACCTGGCCGTTCCGACAAACGCCCCGCGACCGTCCACCGATACGACCCGTTCACCGACAGCCACACCGAGGAACCGTACTCCTCCGCAAGTACCACATGGTTCGCAGATGATTTTCCGAATATGCGTGGTTACCCCCTGGTATACGCTTTCCCTCGCCGGCCCCCTTACAGCGACGTCGTAACAACGCCCCGAGGATACGAGTCGAAAGGCCTCGATAAAATCCTGACTGACATCTTGGCGAATAAAATGAACTTCACCGGTGTGCCTGAGATAATAACGAATCCTACGTATTTCCAAAAAACGCACAACGGGTCTCAGTACGGTCTTATGATGGACGTAACATTCGGAAAGTACGACGCCATTCTAACTACGCTGCCGATGTCGGGAAAAGTACCCGGAATACAGCATACCGTGCAGGACACCTACCCCCTTCTCATTGAGAACTGGTGCTTCGCGGTGCCGAAGCTGATCGCGAAACAAGACTTCGCGGTCGGCACAGCGATTCGGTTACTTCTCATAAATTTCTCGATCATAGGGGTCTTCTGGCTGTGCGCGAGATTCATGAAGTTCGGCTCGGGCACATGGAATTTTTTGCGAATTATCGGCATGATACTGGCCGCGTCTTTTCCGCCGGCGCCTAAAAAATTACACGAGCGCGTTATTTTCCTCAGCGTTCTCGCCGTATCCGTTTCCTACTCCTCGATGCTCTTCGTCGAGCTGACTAGCGTCGGTTTCGAGAACAATTACGCGCAGTTCGATTGCGTGGAGGATCTGCTAAAGTCCGACTTGACACCAGTGATTCATAAAGATATTTGGAACCTGATGCAGCTGTTTAATAACGACTTTAAAGGCCCATTACACAAATCGGGTAAAAAGATCTTACATACTTCGGGTTCGGAGGTCTGTCTCAGAGAGCTGATTATGCATCAAAACGTGTCCTGCTTCGTTTACGAGGATTGGGCGAAGCTGACCGCCGTAAAAAACATGCGAAACGGCAAGACCGTGATGAAAACGACCAAACTGTGCTACTGGTCGCCGCTGGCCGTCAAAGTTTTTTCGCCGGGATCACCTTACGTCAAACGTGTCGACGACCTGTTTCTGATGCTCTGGTCGGGCGGTATCCGCGACAAATGGTATCGCGAGTACCTGAGGAACGAGACGAAGGCGACGGCGTTTGAAACGCACCGAGATCACTCGGATATCCCACGCGTCAGCGTATTCCATCCGATAATCTACGTACTCACAACAGGATATTTAATATCTGCTGTCGTTTTAATCGGAGAATTGATTTGGAAAtacttcgatattaatttaaatctatctttattttaa